TCTTTCCAATTGGACACGTTTCTTAGGCAATTCTCATACCAATTAGACATGTTTTTTGCTGGCTTATTAATTAACCAAGCGCGTGTTCTGCAATTTCCGTCTATGTGGCAAAAGTAACCATTATAAATCGTGCCACATCATTTTATTTGTCCACCTCACTGTCCACCTCAGCTATATAGTGTTATTTCCACTAAAATATAGATAATGAAGTTTGAATTGGCCAAGCGTGGTACTGTGTCATCAACAGGAAGAGAATGAGCAGAGGTATCGACAACAACAataggaggaagaagaaggcggAAGACGACGAGGTTGAAGAGCTGTTGTGGGAGGCAGAGGATGACGTATTCCTCAAGCTCAGCCTCAATTCCCATATGGCTCGTGGTTCTTCCACCCAATTCATCAATCCAGATCTCGATCAACGTTTACGTGCCCTCAAATCCAAGCAAACCCCCAAAACCAAAAACCCTATTCCCCAACAACCATGTTCAACCTCTACAGCTTCCGATGTTAACTTGTTTCCCAGATTTGCAGCTCTCAAAAGCTCATTTCCCGCTTATTCTTCTTCGGCTAACCAACAGGTTGCGGAGGAGAATGAAGAGGATGACGATGAAGTTGAGAAGGTGATTAAGTGGGCCATTGATGCTGCTAGGCTTGACCCTTCACCTCCCTCTGAGACTAATGAAGATGAAAATAGTGAGGATGATGTCAGCTAAGCGGAAATGATTTATGAGTGTGTGTGgtatcctttttgttttcttccaaTCACAAATACTCACCTTTTCGTTTTCGGCTGAATTTGAATCTGGTATGGGATTCGAAAGAAGAATAGCGATTTGAGTCGGAGAAGATGACGGAAAGTGGAGGAGGCAATGGTGGAAATGGTGGTggacataaagaagaagaaggaaataaaaaaaaacaaaaaaaaaacttttttttggGCTTTTCACGCGCCCATATTGGGTGAAACTCACTTTATGTGCCAACTCAGCAAGAAGTGTTTAATTGGAACAAAGTTCATGTAACGTACGTGCTCAATAGGAACTCTCTTAAGTTCAGGTGTCTAAATGAAAGATCGtgccaactttaagtgtctccGTATGTATTATGCCTATTTTTTTATAGTTTTGGACATCGTTATGATGGTTTTATTATGTTAAATTGTAATCCTTCTACATATAACTCTTATGTTGACTGTTGTGTTATGGTATGTTATTCTAATAATGATGATGTTGATATTATTACATGGCATGCAGGATTAAGTCACATAGGGCAAGATCGAATAAATAGATTGGCTAAGAAAGGACATGATCTTTCTCTAAAATTGAAATGTTAATGTGTATAAATTATCTTGCCGGAAAGATACATGTAAAACATTTGGAAAGACTAAGAGAGCTAATTTTACCTTGCAATTAATCAATTATGATATATGTAGTTCAATGAATGTGAGGGCTAGATTTGGTGCTTTATATTTCGTATGTTTATTGAGAATTTCACATGTTTTGGTTATGTCTATTTGATTTTACGTGAATCTGAAGCACTTGAATGCTTTAAGAGATATTTGAATGAAGTTgagaattaattaaacaaaaggATTAAGGCATTAATAGCTGATAGATGGCGTGGATATCTATCAGAATAATTTGTAGAATTGTGTAATAAAAAGGGCATCACCAACAATTACTATATCTTACATAGCTTTACAAAATGGTTTAGTATAAATGAGGGAAAGAACACTATTGGACATGATAAGGTCCATGATGGCGCAGGCAAAT
The Nicotiana sylvestris chromosome 11, ASM39365v2, whole genome shotgun sequence DNA segment above includes these coding regions:
- the LOC104243089 gene encoding uncharacterized protein gives rise to the protein MSRGIDNNNRRKKKAEDDEVEELLWEAEDDVFLKLSLNSHMARGSSTQFINPDLDQRLRALKSKQTPKTKNPIPQQPCSTSTASDVNLFPRFAALKSSFPAYSSSANQQVAEENEEDDDEVEKVIKWAIDAARLDPSPPSETNEDENSEDDVS